ATGCGGAAATTCCAACCAGTGGCACTCTGATAAATTAGCCACCCGGAGCGGACGGCACCAAACTGGCCGCACGAAAGCGGGCAAGCGAAGCTTCCAGTCGTTGCACCGGGATTGAACCAACCCTCTGCAGTAAATGGTCCACTAAAACTTAGCTTCGAACTATAGGGAACCGCTACAATCCCGGAAGCACCATCGAAGCTCGCTGCGCTGTCAGCGCTGCCCACCAGGGCTCCGGCTGCGGGATGGTAACTCCCCCCTGCGTAGTAGCCACGTGCAGTACTTCCCAGGGAACCAAGATTCGTCGCCACATCTGGAGGCGGTGGCTGGACGCTTTCACTGAGTCGCCAATAACCCAAAGGATTAAAGGAGGCTACAGTATTGGAATAATCCGCCCGGACATTCGGTGTTATTATCGTACTCAGCACCGCCAATGCCAGACCGGTCAGGAACGTTTTACGCATAGGTTTCATGGGGTTATTTTTTCAAACGACACATCGCAGGAACTCACATTGAAGCAACACTTACAACCTGACAGATAGTAAGTGAATTGTGACAGAAGTTACTCACGTCACGAGATTGCATTGCAAACTTATGGCTTCCATGCAGGTTGTTATTCGGCATCTAATAGTGGACTAACTGCGCCCCACTTATTATCTAATTCACTTCCAAAAGTCAACCTTATGCACCCAATTAGCCACGGAAG
The Pedosphaera parvula Ellin514 DNA segment above includes these coding regions:
- a CDS encoding LamG domain-containing protein, coding for MKPMRKTFLTGLALAVLSTIITPNVRADYSNTVASFNPLGYWRLSESVQPPPPDVATNLGSLGSTARGYYAGGSYHPAAGALVGSADSAASFDGASGIVAVPYSSKLSFSGPFTAEGWFNPGATTGSFACPLSCGQFGAVRSGWLIYQSATGWNFRMYNQNAGNTSLSITGGEAPVPGTWYHVAVVYTGTNASIYVNGVATTGVPTGYVPNVNGALTIGKRSDYAFPFFGTVDEVAIYTNVLSAAEILAHYQNGTNAAPATPYNQLVQGKNPIIYDRLNEPSYTAPDPSTFPVTVNSGSLANTADGLIYPEW